Proteins co-encoded in one Prunus persica cultivar Lovell chromosome G6, Prunus_persica_NCBIv2, whole genome shotgun sequence genomic window:
- the LOC18775159 gene encoding annexin D2, which yields MATLRVPDVVPSPVEDAEQLRKAFEGWGTNEALIISILTHRNAAQRKLIQQAYAETYGEELLKSLDKELSSEFERAVLLWTLVPAERDAFLANEATKRFTSSNKVLLEIATTRSSHDLLLVKQAYHARFKKSLEEDVAYHTSGDLRKLLVPLLSTYRYEGDEISVPLAKKEAKILHEKISDKAYNDEELIRILSTRSKAQLNATLNHYNNEFGNAINKDLKADKDDEFLLLLRQTIKSLTVPEKYFEKVLRLAINKLGTDEGALTRVVTTRAEVDLHRIKQEYHRRNSVPLDQAIVKDTSGDYEKFLVELVGHGDA from the exons atggCGACTCTCAGAGTACCAGATGTGGTTCCTTCTCCAGTGGAAGATGCTGAACAACTCCGCAAAGCTTTTGAAG GATGGGGGACAAATGAGGCGTTGATCATTTCGATATTGACTCACAGGAATGCAGCTCAGAGAAAATTAATTCAGCAGGCATATGCAGAAACTTATGGGGAAGAGCTTCTTAAGTCACTGGACAAAGAGCTCTCAAGTGAATTTGAG AGGGCTGTGCTGCTGTGGACACTGGTCCCTGCTGAGCGTGATGCATTTTTGGCTAATGAAGCTACAAAGAGGTTCACTTCAAGCAACAAAGTGCTCTTGGAAATAGCTACTACTAGGTCTTCCCATGACCTGTTGCTGGTAAAGCAGGCGTATCATGCGCGTTTCAAGAAATCCCTTGAAGAAGATGTGGCATACCATACATCTGGAGACTTGCGCAAG CTTTTGGTTCCTCTTTTGAGCACTTACCGATACGAGGGAGATGAGATCAGCGTGCCCTTGGCGAAGAAAGAGGCTAAGATACTTCATGAGAAAATCTCAGACAAAGCCTACAATGATGAGGAGCTCATCAGGATCCTCTCTACCAGGAGTAAAGCACAGCTGAATGCAACCTTGAATCACTACAACAACGAGTTTGGCAATGCCATTAACAAGGATTTGAAGGCTGATAAAGATGATGAGTTCCTCCTGTTACTGAGGCAAACAATTAAAAGCTTGACCGTCCCTGAAAAATACTTTGAGAAGGTTCTGCGCCTGGCTATCAACAAGCTCGGGACGGACGAAGGGGCTCTTACTAGGGTTGTCACCACCCGGGCGGAGGTTGACTTGCATCGCATTAAACAAGAATATCATCGCAGGAACAGTGTTCCTTTGGACCAGGCAATTGTTAAAGACACTTCTGGAGACTATGAGAAGTTTCTTGTGGAACTGGTTGGACATGGAGATGCTTGA
- the LOC18772550 gene encoding TLD domain-containing protein 2, producing the protein MGRPRSFRSKAVHFVSDLTTVLLNPISDKPSKTSSPPPHAEDEDESKGSQNESSSEESPVNVVDGPDTSSFSAFLYSLLSSESEDTNTNADEKIDNEMDRSNPSSDSAIKGNGGKRSLLSKGKQSLSKVIYQAARFGGYRSQERKGNPDVKVDDRNDLEFTGVEMRHMQKAEKPMALVDLPDISEPSLLLTEITRTALYASMPALVQGRKWLLLYSTWRHGISLSSLYRRSVLWPGPSLLVVGDRKGAVFGGLVEAPLRPTNKKYQGTNDTFVFTTTPGNPVIFRPTGANRYFTLCSTDFLAIGGGGHFALYLDSDLLSGSSSFSETYGNPCLAHSEDFEVKEVELWGFVYATKYEEVLALSRMEAPGICRW; encoded by the exons ATGGGTAGGCCACGGTCTTTTCGGAGCAAGGCAGTCCACTTTGTATCTGATCTCACCACTGTCTTGCTCAATCCCATTTCTGACAAACCCTCCAAAacctcttctcctcctcctcatgcT GAAGATGAGGATGAGTCCAAAGGAAGTCAAAATGAATCAAGTAGTGAAGAGAGTCCCGTTAATGTAGTTGATGGGCCTGACACTTCATCCTTTAGTGCATTCCTCTACTCTCTATTGTCATCAGAGTCTGAAGATACTAATACAAATGCAGATGAGAAAATTGATAATGAAATGGATAGGAGTAACCCATCATCTGATTCTGCAATCAAAGGAAATGGTGGAAAGAGAAGTTTACTTTCTAAGGGGAAACAGTCACTTAGTAAAGTTATCTATCAAGCTGCGAGATTTGGTGGATATCGGAGTCAAGAACGCAAGGGTAACCCTGACGTGAAAGTTGATGATAGGAATGACTTGGAATTTACTGGAGTTGAGATGAGGCATATGCAGAAAGCCGAAAAGCCTATGGCTTTGGTTGATCTCCCAGACATCTCTGAACCTTCTTTACTTCTTACAGAAATAACTAGAACTGCTCTTTATGCTTCAATGCCAGCACTTGTTCAAGGACGGAAATGGTTGTTACTGTATAG TACATGGAGGCATGGCATATCATTGTCAAGCCTATACAGAAGAAGCGTGCTTTGGCCTGGCCCCAGTTTGCTG GTTGTTGGAGACCGTAAAGGTGCAGTTTTTGGTGGCTTGGTGGAGGCCCCTCTAAGACCAACCAACAAGAAGTATCAG GGAACAAATGATACATTTGTTTTCACAACTACACCTGGAAATCCTGTTATATTTCGCCCTACAG GTGCAAATCGCTATTTCACATTGTGCTCCACTGACTTTTTAGcaattggtggtggtggtcatTTTGCACTCTATTTGGACAGTGATCT ATTGAGTGGATCAAGTTCATTCTCGGAAACCTATGGGAATCCTTGTCTTGCACACTCAGAAGACTTTGAGGTGAAAGAAGTTGAG CTGTGGGGCTTTGTATATGCTACTAAGTATGAGGAAGTACTTGCTCTAAGCCGTATGGAGGCACCTGGGATTTGCCGATGGTGA
- the LOC18772592 gene encoding asparagine synthetase [glutamine-hydrolyzing] 2 — protein sequence MCGILAVFGCIDNSQAKRSRIIELSRRLRHRGPDWSGLHCHGNCYLAHQRLAIVDPASGDQPLYNEDKTVIVTVNGEIYNHKQLREKLKSHQFRTGSDCEVIAHLYEEHGEEFVDMLDGMFSFVLLDTKDNSYIAARDAIGITPLYMGWGLDGSIWFASEMKALSDDCERFISFPPGHIYSSKQGGLRRWYNPPWFLEQTPSSSYDPIVLRKAFEKAVFKRLMTDVPFGVLLSGGLDSSLVAAVACRYLAESEAACQWGSQLHTFCIGLESSPDLKAAREVADYLGTRHHEFHFTVQEGIDALEEVIYHIETYDVTTIRASTPMFLMSRKIKSLGVKMVLSGEGSDEIFGGYLYFHKAPNKEEFHQETCQKIKALHLYDCLRANKSTSAWGVEARVPFLDKEFINIAMAIDPEWKMIRPDLGRIEKWVLRNAFDDVQKPYLPKHILYRQKEQFSDGVGYSWIDGLKDHANKQVTDAMLTHASFIYPENTPTTKEAYYYRTIFEKFFPKNAARSTVPGGPSVACSTAKAVEWDAAWSKNLDPSGRAALGIHSAAYEEAVDAKNKSSLSGSPKKLQGVGEKAAAVV from the exons ATGTGTGGGATTCTCGCAGTGTTTGGCTGCATTGATAACTCTCAGGCCAAGCGCTCCCGCATCATCGAGCTCTCGCGCAG GTTGAGGCATCGAGGGCCTGATTGGAGCGGGTTGCACTGCCATGGAAATTGCTATCTGGCTCATCAACGATTGGCTATTGTAGACCCTGCTTCAGGAGATCAGCCACTTTACAACGAAGACAAGACTGTTATTGTCACT GTTAATGGTGAGATATATAACCATAAGCAATTGAGAGAAAAGCTGAAGTCGCATCAGTTCCGAACTGGCAGTGACTGTGAAGTGATTGCGCATCTT TATGAAGAACATGGGGAAGAGTTTGTGGACATGTTGGATGGCATGTTTTCCTTCGTCCTTCTTGACACGAAAGACAACAGTTATATCGCTGCTCGAGATGCAATTGGTATCACCCCACTTTACATGGGCTGGGGTCTTGATG GATCAATTTGGTTTGCTTCAGAAATGAAAGCTTTAAGTGATGATTGTGAAAGATTCATATCTTTTCCTCCTGGGCATATTTACTCTAGCAAGCAAG GAGGGCTGAGAAGGTGGTACAACCCCCCATGGTTTTTGGAACAGACACCATCAAGTTCTTATGATCCAATAGTTTTACGTAAGGCTTTTGAGAAG GCTGTGTTTAAGAGACTTATGACAGATGTACCATTCGGTGTTCTTTTGTCTGGAGGACTGGACTCATCACTTGTTGCTGCTGTGGCTTGTCGCTATTTAGCCGAATCAGAAGCTGCATGTCAGTGGGGATCACAGTTACACACCTTTTGCATTGGCTTGGAG AGCTCTCCAGATTTGAAAGCAGCAAGAGAAGTTGCAGATTATCTTGGGACTCGTCATCATGAGTTTCACTTTACTGTACAG GAAGGAATAGATGCTCTTGAGGAAGTTATTTACCATATTGAAACATATGATGTGACGACTATCAGAGCTAGTACACCCATGTTTCTTATGTCTCGGAAAATTAAATCTTTGGGAGTGAAAATGGTTCTTTCTGGGGAAGGTTCAGATGAAATTTTTGGAGGTTACTTGTATTTTCACAAGGCACCAAACAAGGAGGAATTTCACCAAGAAACATGTCAGAAG ATTAAAGCTCTTCATCTTTATGACTGTCTGAGGGCCAACAAATCAACGTCAGCTTGGGGTGTTGAGGCTCGAGTGCCCTTTTTAGATAAAGAATTCATCAATATTGCCATGGCCATTGATCCAGAATGGAAAATG ATCAGGCCTGATCTTGGGAGAATTGAGAAGTGGGTCTTACGCAATGCATTTGATGATGTTCAGAAGCCATATTTGCCAAAG CACATATTGTACAGGCAGAAGGAACAGTTTAGTGATGGTGTTGGTTACAGCTGGATTGATGGCTTGAAAGATCATGCAAACAAACAA GTAACAGATGCCATGCTGACGCATGCTAGTTTCATTTACCCTGAAAATACGCCTACCACAAAAGAAGCATACTACTATAGGACTATATTTGAGAAGTTCTTTCCAAAG AATGCTGCTAGATCAACAGTTCCAGGCGGCCCAAGTGTGGCATGTAGTACAGCAAAAGCTGTGGAATGGGATGCAGCATGGTCGAAAAATCTCGATCCATCTGGCCGTGCTGCACTTGGTATTCATTCAGCTGCATATGAAGAAGCAGTGGATGCAAAGAATAAAAGTTCGCTGAGTGGCTCTCCTAAAAAATTACAAGGGGTTGGAGAGAAAGCTGCTGCAGTTGTTTGA